One part of the Syntrophorhabdaceae bacterium genome encodes these proteins:
- a CDS encoding Jag N-terminal domain-containing protein — protein sequence MDTFEFEAKTYEEAVRKASLELNVDERDLDIDVKEVDTKGILGLLGTKKIRITVKLRKREEETATEPKPAVTTVPSGQDPSEETAQKFGEAFLKDFGRHVGLEFQIMVTDISEKTDRILFLVQCDNGDVLIGKDGEILEALQHLLRLAVAKKFKHNLKLLVDINGYRERRRKTLTLMAKRLADKAKRTGKNLKTDPLNPYERRIIHTLFKHNKGVTTKSEGEGHIKRVVITPTGNTFGSDRGGPRGNARGGFRGNSRGKR from the coding sequence ATGGATACGTTCGAGTTCGAAGCGAAAACGTACGAAGAAGCCGTCAGAAAGGCCTCCCTTGAATTGAACGTCGACGAGAGGGACCTTGATATCGATGTCAAAGAGGTTGACACAAAGGGTATCCTCGGCCTCCTGGGCACCAAAAAGATACGAATCACCGTGAAACTGAGGAAAAGGGAGGAGGAAACGGCAACGGAGCCAAAACCGGCAGTCACTACCGTTCCTTCCGGCCAGGATCCATCGGAGGAGACTGCGCAGAAGTTCGGAGAGGCCTTCCTGAAGGATTTCGGCAGGCACGTCGGACTTGAATTCCAGATCATGGTGACGGATATAAGCGAGAAGACGGACAGGATACTTTTTCTCGTGCAGTGCGACAACGGTGATGTCCTCATCGGCAAGGATGGTGAGATTCTCGAGGCGCTCCAGCATCTCCTGAGATTGGCGGTGGCGAAGAAATTCAAGCATAATCTCAAATTACTAGTAGATATAAATGGTTATAGAGAGAGAAGGAGAAAGACCTTGACTCTTATGGCTAAACGTCTCGCCGATAAAGCTAAAAGGACGGGGAAGAACCTCAAAACTGACCCCTTGAACCCTTACGAGCGACGCATCATCCACACACTCTTCAAGCACAACAAAGGTGTGACCACCAAAAGTGAGGGTGAGGGACACATAAAGAGGGTCGTCATTACTCCAACGGGAAACACCTTTGGAAGCGATCGGGGAGGGCCCCGGGGAAACGCCCGGGGAGGTTTCCGTGGCAATTCGCGTGGAAAACGCTGA
- the mnmE gene encoding tRNA uridine-5-carboxymethylaminomethyl(34) synthesis GTPase MnmE, whose amino-acid sequence MAIRVENADTICAVSTPPGEGGISIIRISGPGARAILKKVFRPRKRTLRKPMHGRLQLGHVVDPVNSREIDEVLAVLMKAPATYTREDIVEIHSHGGFAAQRAIIDVLLGEGARLAEPGEFTRRAFLNGRIDLVQAESVLDVIRSETDDELRYALSYLKGGLSKKVRLFGETLKKALVSIEASIDFPDEDLEIDLSEHFASLTKTRCEIDGLISSYCEGKALKQGFTALIFGRTNVGKSSLLNALVMQERAIVTSLPGTTRDLIEETFYLKGTKVRLIDTAGIRTPENIVEEEGIRRVREEAAEADLILWVLDGSLPYSPDDEQVYRDINQYNKIVVINKCDVTQILDHNILVSKGIKQLLHVSAKEGTGLNDLRSSILSALEKNGQKGSLLITTLRHRNILMKVSSNITAAIEGLETEAHPEILAFELHEALHRLGEITGETCSEGILDEIFSQFCIGK is encoded by the coding sequence GTGGCAATTCGCGTGGAAAACGCTGACACCATATGTGCCGTGTCGACACCGCCCGGTGAGGGCGGCATCAGCATAATACGCATCAGCGGACCCGGCGCGCGCGCCATTCTGAAAAAGGTCTTCAGGCCCCGGAAAAGGACCCTGCGGAAGCCCATGCACGGCAGGCTTCAACTGGGGCATGTCGTAGATCCCGTAAACTCCCGGGAGATAGATGAGGTCCTCGCGGTTCTCATGAAAGCTCCCGCCACGTATACACGCGAAGATATCGTTGAAATCCATTCTCATGGCGGTTTTGCGGCACAGAGGGCCATAATTGATGTCCTGCTGGGAGAAGGCGCACGCCTCGCAGAGCCCGGAGAGTTTACGCGCAGAGCCTTCCTCAACGGCAGGATCGACCTCGTTCAGGCGGAATCGGTCCTCGACGTCATACGGAGCGAGACAGACGACGAACTGCGATATGCCCTTTCCTATCTGAAGGGCGGGCTGTCCAAAAAGGTACGCCTCTTCGGGGAAACACTGAAAAAGGCCCTCGTGTCCATAGAGGCGTCCATCGACTTTCCCGACGAGGACCTTGAGATAGATCTGTCGGAGCATTTCGCATCACTGACAAAAACAAGGTGTGAGATCGACGGGCTCATATCATCATACTGCGAGGGAAAAGCCCTGAAACAGGGCTTCACCGCCCTCATCTTCGGCCGGACGAATGTGGGGAAATCAAGTCTTCTCAACGCCCTCGTGATGCAGGAGCGCGCCATCGTCACGTCCCTGCCGGGAACTACGCGCGACCTTATCGAAGAAACGTTTTACCTGAAGGGGACCAAGGTCCGTCTCATCGACACCGCCGGCATACGGACACCTGAGAATATCGTTGAGGAGGAGGGCATCCGCCGGGTCAGAGAAGAGGCGGCCGAGGCAGACCTTATCCTCTGGGTCCTCGACGGTTCTCTCCCCTATTCCCCCGACGATGAACAGGTCTATAGGGATATTAACCAATATAATAAGATAGTTGTGATAAATAAATGCGATGTGACACAAATATTAGACCATAACATATTAGTTTCTAAGGGTATTAAACAGTTATTACATGTTTCTGCGAAGGAAGGGACAGGCCTCAACGATCTTCGGTCTTCAATACTCTCAGCTCTTGAAAAAAACGGGCAAAAGGGTTCTCTCCTCATTACCACCCTTCGTCACAGGAACATCCTCATGAAGGTCTCATCCAACATAACCGCCGCAATAGAGGGCCTCGAGACGGAAGCCCATCCCGAGATCCTCGCCTTCGAACTCCACGAAGCGCTCCATCGTCTCGGCGAGATCACGGGCGAAACATGCTCCGAAGGGATACTCGACGAGATCTTCAGCCAGTTCTGCATCGGCAAATAG